The Alnus glutinosa chromosome 7, dhAlnGlut1.1, whole genome shotgun sequence genome includes a region encoding these proteins:
- the LOC133872997 gene encoding uncharacterized protein LOC133872997 — MAMLNVCAGHGMSIYPALLPFSPTLSKLYTGPWAAPRRRLLISPAFAMKKETAATVIAVAADKEEEEEEEEEEMEEPGETLLYSFTPLPLLFVAALPGGGAVRSVFGPFVELVKSFNLPDWLVHWGHPGNMAVVLFAMGGYGTYLGFRIRFSDDVEEKANAKNLHPKLLGGMFFFFALGATGGITSLLTSDKPIFESPHAITGFIGLALLTVQTILPALFENNPGLRNAHGILGSGIMSLFLLHAALGLQLGLSY; from the exons ATGGCGATGCTCAATGTCTGTGCTGGTCATGGTATGAGTATTTATCCCGCTCTGCTTCCTTTCTCACCAACTCTGTCCAAACTATACACTGGCCCATGGGCTGCTCCGAGAAGAAGACTGCTTATCAGTCCGGCTTTTGCAATGAAGAAGGAGACAGCTGCTACAGTTATTGCTGTGGCTGctgacaaagaagaagaagaagaagaagaagaagaagaaatggaggAGCCCGGTGAGACCCTATTGTACTCCTTCACTCCTTTGCCTTTGCTCTTTGTGGCTGCCCTTCCTGGAG GTGGAGCTGTGAGATCTGTGTTTGGGCCTTTTGTTGAGCTTGTTAAGTCATTCAATCTTCCCGACTGGCTTGTACATTGGGGTCACCCGGGAAacatg GCAGTTGTGCTCTTTGCAATGGGTGGGTATGGAACATATCTAGGCTTCCGGATACGATTTTCTGATGATGTG GAAGAGAAGGCTAATGCCAAAAACTTGCACCCCAAGCTTCTAGGTGGgatgttcttcttctttgctcTTGGAGCAACTGGTGGAATTACGTCTCTCCTCACTTCAGACAAACCCATCTTTGAGAg TCCTCATGCTATTACAGGTTTCATTGGCCTTGCTCTCTTGACCGTACAAACCATATTACCTGCACTTTTTGAG AATAATCCTGGATTAAGAAACGCTCATGGTATCTTGGGTAGCGGGATAATGTCATTGTTTCTCCTGCACGCTGCCCTTGGACTTCAACTTGGCCTCAGTTACTAA
- the LOC133872996 gene encoding protein PTST homolog 3, chloroplastic isoform X2 — MATLFHFPSFLSLSSRKLLFAPQQEQLKLIWETQEHPTQKRFTVCACSNKKPRGSRKVKSNAELCNDIREFVTAFGLPEDHVPSLKELLLHGRNDLANVVRRRGYKRIRELLANSTKSDIDGLDQKKSFDANQDAVSDHEDVLTGQDNKVNTVVEDISSSTEVLIPGNYSGSSCCDSDLNSAEFRCVSVESSANSFLEEKASCEMKGHNEKVNNVAEDVSLSTEVATMESSSSINPCLNTAGHSCTPVEYLVNSSLAEKDSSKLQVLDEKVNNIVEDMPFSIEGTENYSWSSIPDLSLNNLKSMPTESLAIVSLEQSPPYSLRDQHEKIKNIDQPVNSGDDSCMPTVLSANSSFEEKVAKFIQNGDLDIIDDNAYGLSNESVDEESDEFIQPQNMVLPRGEEHSENVLNGANSATTVNGSTLTSKDVAPAETVRRPLRDDLLSSERLMTTRLDKDLDTESSKREEQAEINHLKFMLLQKELEFSRLKEQIEKEKLALSDLQTKAETEIRNARKLISEKDAELHAAEESLSGLEEVQIQYCGDGEIVEVSGSFDGWHHRIKMDPQSSSAIIGPLGSRKSRIWSTMLLLYPGIYEIKFIVDGRWRIDPQRESVTRGTIRNNIIRVEK, encoded by the exons ATGGCGACCCTCTTTCACTTTCCGAGCTTCCTCTCACTCTCTTCTCGTAAGCTGTTGTTTGCTCCACAACAAGAACAACTCAAGCTAATCTGGGAGACCCAGGAACACCCAACTCAGAAACGCTTTACAGTATGTGCTTGTTCAAATAAGAAACCCAG gGGTAGTAGAAAGGTAAAGAGCAATGCAGAGCTGTGCAATGACATTCGGGAATTTGTCACTGCGTTTGGGCTTCCAGAGGATCACGTGCCATCGTTGAAGGAGCTTTTGCTGCATGGAAG GAATGACCTTGCAAACGTTGTTAGACGGAGAGGATATAAACGGATTAGAGAACTTCTTGCTAACTCAACAAAATCTGATATCGATGGGCTTGATCAGAAAAAAAGCTTCGATGCAAACCAAGATGCAGTCAGTGATCATGAAGACGTATTAACAG GTCAGGACAATAAGGTGAACACTGTGGTTGAAGACATCTCCTCATCTACAGAAGTCTTAATCCCGGGGAACTATTCCGGTAGTTCGTGTTGTGATTCAGATCTCAACTCTGCTGAATTTAGGTGCGTATCTGTAGAATCTTCAGCCAATTCATTCTTGGAGGAAAAGGCATCATGTGAAATGAAGGGTCACAATGAGAAGGTAAACAATGTGGCGGAAGATGTTTCCTTGTCAACTGAAGTTGCCACCATGGAAAGCAGTTCAAGCATCAATCCATGTCTCAATACTGCCGGCCACAGCTGCACGCCTGTAGAATATTTAGTCAACTCATCTCTGGCAGAAAAGGATTCATCTAAGTTACAAGTTCTGGATGAGAAGGTGAACAATATTGTTGAAGATATGCCCTTTTCAATTGAAGGAACGGAAAATTATTCTTGGAGTTCAATTCCGGATTTGAGTCTCAATAACCTTAAAAGCATGCCTACAGAATCTTTAGCCATTGTATCCTTGGAGCAAAGCCCCCCATACAGTTTGAGAGATCAGCATGAGAAGATTAAGAATATTGATCAACCTGTCAACTCTGGTGATGATAGTTGCATGCCGACAGTATTATCAGCCAACTCATCCTTTGAGGAAAAGGTGGCAAAGTTTATTCAAAATGGAGATTTGGATATTATCGATG ATAATGCCTATGGTCTATCAAATGAAAGTGTTGATGAAGAAAGCGATGAATTTATCCAACCACAGAATATGGTACTGCCCCGTGGTGAAGAGCACTCTGAAAATGTGCTTAATGGGGCTAACTCTGCTACGACAGTAAATGGCAGTACACTGACATCCAAGGATGTTGCTCCTGCAGAAACAGTCAGACGCCCTCTTAG GGATGATCTTTTGTCATCTGAACGACTAATGACTACTCGGTTGGACAAGGATTTGGACACAGAG AGTAGCAAAAGGGAGGAGCAAGCTGAGATTAATCATCTCAAGTTCATGCTG CTTCAGAAGGAGTTGGAATTTTCACGGTTGAAAGAACAGATTGAGAAGGAAAAG CTTGCATTGTCTGATTTGCAAACCAAGGCTGAAACTGAAATCAGGAATGCCCGAAAGCTTATCTCAGAAAAAGATGCAGAATTACATGCAGCTGAAGAAAGCCTTTCAGGGCTGGAAGAG GTTCAAATTCAATACTGTGGGGACGGTGAAATCGTGGAGGTGTCAGGTAGCTTCGACGGTTGGCATCATCGAATTAAAATGGATCCCCAGTCATCATCAGCTATCATAGGCCCCCTGGGATCAAG GAAATCCAGAATTTGGTCAACAATGTTGTTGCTTTATCCTGGGATATATGAG ATAAAATTCATTGTTGATGGCCGCTGGAGGATTGATCCTCAAAGGGAATCAGTTACCAGGGGTACCATAAGGAACAATATTATCCGAGTTGAAAAATAA
- the LOC133872996 gene encoding protein PTST homolog 3, chloroplastic isoform X1 — translation MATLFHFPSFLSLSSRKLLFAPQQEQLKLIWETQEHPTQKRFTVCACSNKKPRGSRKVKSNAELCNDIREFVTAFGLPEDHVPSLKELLLHGRNDLANVVRRRGYKRIRELLANSTKSDIDGLDQKKSFDANQDAVSDHEDVLTGQDNKVNTVVEDISSSTEVLIPGNYSGSSCCDSDLNSAEFRCVSVESSANSFLEEKASCEMKGHNEKVNNVAEDVSLSTEVATMESSSSINPCLNTAGHSCTPVEYLVNSSLAEKDSSKLQVLDEKVNNIVEDMPFSIEGTENYSWSSIPDLSLNNLKSMPTESLAIVSLEQSPPYSLRDQHEKIKNIDQPVNSGDDSCMPTVLSANSSFEEKVAKFIQNGDLDIIDDNAYGLSNESVDEESDEFIQPQNMVLPRGEEHSENVLNGANSATTVNGSTLTSKDVAPAETVRRPLRDDLLSSERLMTTRLDKDLDTESSKREEQAEINHLKFMLVLQKELEFSRLKEQIEKEKLALSDLQTKAETEIRNARKLISEKDAELHAAEESLSGLEEVQIQYCGDGEIVEVSGSFDGWHHRIKMDPQSSSAIIGPLGSRKSRIWSTMLLLYPGIYEIKFIVDGRWRIDPQRESVTRGTIRNNIIRVEK, via the exons ATGGCGACCCTCTTTCACTTTCCGAGCTTCCTCTCACTCTCTTCTCGTAAGCTGTTGTTTGCTCCACAACAAGAACAACTCAAGCTAATCTGGGAGACCCAGGAACACCCAACTCAGAAACGCTTTACAGTATGTGCTTGTTCAAATAAGAAACCCAG gGGTAGTAGAAAGGTAAAGAGCAATGCAGAGCTGTGCAATGACATTCGGGAATTTGTCACTGCGTTTGGGCTTCCAGAGGATCACGTGCCATCGTTGAAGGAGCTTTTGCTGCATGGAAG GAATGACCTTGCAAACGTTGTTAGACGGAGAGGATATAAACGGATTAGAGAACTTCTTGCTAACTCAACAAAATCTGATATCGATGGGCTTGATCAGAAAAAAAGCTTCGATGCAAACCAAGATGCAGTCAGTGATCATGAAGACGTATTAACAG GTCAGGACAATAAGGTGAACACTGTGGTTGAAGACATCTCCTCATCTACAGAAGTCTTAATCCCGGGGAACTATTCCGGTAGTTCGTGTTGTGATTCAGATCTCAACTCTGCTGAATTTAGGTGCGTATCTGTAGAATCTTCAGCCAATTCATTCTTGGAGGAAAAGGCATCATGTGAAATGAAGGGTCACAATGAGAAGGTAAACAATGTGGCGGAAGATGTTTCCTTGTCAACTGAAGTTGCCACCATGGAAAGCAGTTCAAGCATCAATCCATGTCTCAATACTGCCGGCCACAGCTGCACGCCTGTAGAATATTTAGTCAACTCATCTCTGGCAGAAAAGGATTCATCTAAGTTACAAGTTCTGGATGAGAAGGTGAACAATATTGTTGAAGATATGCCCTTTTCAATTGAAGGAACGGAAAATTATTCTTGGAGTTCAATTCCGGATTTGAGTCTCAATAACCTTAAAAGCATGCCTACAGAATCTTTAGCCATTGTATCCTTGGAGCAAAGCCCCCCATACAGTTTGAGAGATCAGCATGAGAAGATTAAGAATATTGATCAACCTGTCAACTCTGGTGATGATAGTTGCATGCCGACAGTATTATCAGCCAACTCATCCTTTGAGGAAAAGGTGGCAAAGTTTATTCAAAATGGAGATTTGGATATTATCGATG ATAATGCCTATGGTCTATCAAATGAAAGTGTTGATGAAGAAAGCGATGAATTTATCCAACCACAGAATATGGTACTGCCCCGTGGTGAAGAGCACTCTGAAAATGTGCTTAATGGGGCTAACTCTGCTACGACAGTAAATGGCAGTACACTGACATCCAAGGATGTTGCTCCTGCAGAAACAGTCAGACGCCCTCTTAG GGATGATCTTTTGTCATCTGAACGACTAATGACTACTCGGTTGGACAAGGATTTGGACACAGAG AGTAGCAAAAGGGAGGAGCAAGCTGAGATTAATCATCTCAAGTTCATGCTGGTA CTTCAGAAGGAGTTGGAATTTTCACGGTTGAAAGAACAGATTGAGAAGGAAAAG CTTGCATTGTCTGATTTGCAAACCAAGGCTGAAACTGAAATCAGGAATGCCCGAAAGCTTATCTCAGAAAAAGATGCAGAATTACATGCAGCTGAAGAAAGCCTTTCAGGGCTGGAAGAG GTTCAAATTCAATACTGTGGGGACGGTGAAATCGTGGAGGTGTCAGGTAGCTTCGACGGTTGGCATCATCGAATTAAAATGGATCCCCAGTCATCATCAGCTATCATAGGCCCCCTGGGATCAAG GAAATCCAGAATTTGGTCAACAATGTTGTTGCTTTATCCTGGGATATATGAG ATAAAATTCATTGTTGATGGCCGCTGGAGGATTGATCCTCAAAGGGAATCAGTTACCAGGGGTACCATAAGGAACAATATTATCCGAGTTGAAAAATAA